The following proteins come from a genomic window of Ailuropoda melanoleuca isolate Jingjing chromosome 2, ASM200744v2, whole genome shotgun sequence:
- the C2H1orf52 gene encoding UPF0690 protein C1orf52 homolog: MAAEEKDPLSYFAAYGSSSSGSSGEEDNSEPEETNRRTPDPGKSAGGCGNKAEKRLPGPDELFRSVTRPAFLYNPLNKQIDWERHVVKAPEEPPKEFKIWKSNYVPPPETYTTEKKPPPPELDMAIKWSNIYEDNGDDAPQHAKKARLLPEGEETVESDDEKDEHTSKKRKVDPGEPTKKKK; the protein is encoded by the exons ATGGCGGCCGAAGAGAAGGACCCTCTGAGCTATTTCGCGGCTTACGGCAGCAGCAGCTCAGGTTCCTCGGGCGAGGAGGATAACAGCGAGCCGGAGGAAACGAATCGCAGGACCCCAGATCCTGGGAAGTCGGCGGGCGGCTGTGGGAACAAGGCGGAGAAGCGGCTGCCGGGACCCGACGAACTGTTCCGGAGCGTGACTCGCCCGGCCTTTCTCTACAATCCGCTCAACAAACAGATAGACTGGGAGAGGCACGTCGTCAAGGCGCCTGAGGAG CCtccaaaagaattcaaaatatggAAGTCAAACTATGTACCACCTCCGGAGACTTACACTACTGAGAAGAAACCTCCCCCTCCAGAGCTGGATATGGCAATAAAATGGTCTAACATCTATGAGGACAATGGTGATGATGCCCCACAGCATGCTAAGAAAGCTAGGCTTCTACCAGAAGGGGAGGAGACAGTGGAATCAG ACGATGAAAAAGATGAGCATACTTCTAAAAAGCGCAAAGTAGACCCAGGAGAaccaacaaagaagaaaaagtag